Proteins from a genomic interval of Pseudomonas paeninsulae:
- the greB gene encoding transcription elongation factor GreB, translating to MSRYRPPRSAGTPLITPEGEARLRAELHELWHVRRPQVTQSVSEAAAQGDRSENAEYTYGKKMLREIDSRVRFLTKRLESLKVVSSHPSDADKVYFGAWVTLEDEDGNESRYRIVGPDELELKLNLISIDSPLARGLIGKALDAEVRVPTPTGEKTWYVIAIDYP from the coding sequence ATGAGTCGCTATCGTCCACCCCGCTCCGCCGGCACGCCACTGATCACCCCCGAAGGCGAGGCACGTCTGCGCGCCGAACTGCACGAACTCTGGCACGTACGCCGACCCCAGGTCACCCAGTCGGTCAGTGAAGCGGCGGCGCAAGGTGATCGTTCGGAGAACGCCGAATACACCTATGGCAAGAAAATGCTGCGCGAGATCGACAGTCGCGTGCGCTTTCTCACCAAGCGCCTGGAAAGCCTAAAAGTGGTCAGCAGCCACCCCAGTGATGCCGACAAGGTCTACTTCGGCGCCTGGGTCACCCTCGAAGACGAGGACGGCAACGAGTCACGCTATCGGATCGTCGGCCCGGATGAGCTGGAGCTGAAACTCAACCTGATCAGCATCGACTCGCCCCTGGCCCGCGGCCTGATCGGCAAAGCCCTGGACGCCGAAGTCAGGGTGCCAACCCCGACCGGTGAGAAGACCTGGTACGTGATCGCCATCGATTACCCGTAA
- the thpR gene encoding RNA 2',3'-cyclic phosphodiesterase, with amino-acid sequence MKNDVLRLFFALGCPPELAEAIVTWRSNLHLHGRPVATANLHLTLAFLGQQPRARVMELQDLAGELRASAFDLHLDRLDRHRNGLLYLAPSHTPEALLQLVEQLCSNLSSASIQLESRPFRAHLSLLRHCPMQPVDANPCFDWPVTRFSLFASEQNTRGTHYRPLHTWPLLRNDRD; translated from the coding sequence ATGAAAAACGATGTTCTGCGCCTGTTCTTCGCTCTGGGTTGCCCGCCGGAACTGGCCGAGGCCATCGTCACCTGGCGCAGCAACCTGCACCTGCACGGCCGTCCAGTCGCAACGGCCAACCTGCACCTGACCCTGGCATTTCTCGGCCAGCAGCCGCGTGCTCGCGTTATGGAGTTGCAAGACCTTGCGGGCGAATTGCGCGCATCGGCATTCGACCTGCATCTGGATCGCCTCGACCGTCACCGCAATGGCCTGCTGTATCTGGCGCCGAGCCACACACCAGAGGCATTGCTGCAGTTGGTTGAGCAGCTATGCAGCAACCTGAGCAGTGCCTCGATTCAGCTGGAAAGCCGACCCTTTCGTGCCCACCTCAGCCTGCTGCGGCACTGCCCCATGCAACCCGTCGACGCCAACCCATGCTTCGATTGGCCGGTGACCCGGTTTTCCCTGTTCGCTTCCGAGCAAAACACGCGCGGCACTCATTATCGGCCGTTGCACACGTGGCCATTGTTGCGCAACGACCGAGACTGA
- a CDS encoding ABC transporter permease → MTHLPFTRLLSLATRQLLRDARAGELRVLFFALLVAVAASTAIGYFSARLNDGMLMRATEFLGADLRLSGSSPAAPEQISRGAQLGLDHAQVVEFSSVIASDAGIQLASVKAADSAYPLRGQLKSAAAPYESEQTGPGPQPGEAWAEARLFAALELNVGDSIEVGSKTLILRRVLTYEPDRAGDFYSLTPHVLMHLDDLAATGVVQPGSRVRYHELWRGTPQALGAYRQAIGTNLAANQRLEDARDGNRQIGSALGRAERYLNLASLAAVLLAGVAVALSAARFAARRFDASALLRCLGLSRNQALGLFSLQLALLGLGASLIGALLGWLAQHGLFYLLQGLLPAQIPAGGIWPALAGIATGLVALAGFALPPLAALGRVPPLRVLRRDMLPVPASSWLVYGAALFALGLIMWRLSLDLQLTLALLGGGLVTALLLGGLLLLGLQSLRRLLARSSLHWRLGLGQLLRYPLAAAGQALAFGLILLAMSLIALLRGELLDTWQNQLPEQAPNHFALNVLPADKDAFAARLAELSPHPAPLYPVVPGRLTMINGEPVRQIVSKESQGERAVRRDLSLTWSADLPEGNQLLAGAWWNTSTADDLPGVSVESELAKSLQLKLGDRLRFNVGGLDRDARVSNLREVDWNSFQPNFYMIFEPGTLQDLPVTYLTSFYLPAQQERQLVELSRAFPAVTLLQVEALLAQLRSILAQVTLAIEFVLLFVLAAGLAVLFAGLQATLDERIRQGALLRALGAERKLLVKARRAEFALLGATSGLLAAIGCELISFLLYRFAFDLAWHAHPWLLLLPLIGALLVGGAGVLGTRRALNVSPLTVLREG, encoded by the coding sequence ATGACTCACTTGCCGTTTACCCGACTGCTCTCGCTGGCGACCCGCCAACTGCTGCGCGACGCCCGCGCCGGCGAGTTGCGCGTGCTGTTCTTCGCCCTGTTGGTCGCCGTCGCAGCCAGCACCGCGATCGGCTACTTCAGCGCGCGACTGAACGACGGCATGTTGATGCGGGCAACCGAGTTCCTCGGCGCCGACCTGCGCCTCAGCGGCAGCTCGCCCGCCGCGCCAGAACAGATCAGTCGCGGCGCCCAGTTGGGGCTGGATCACGCTCAAGTGGTCGAGTTCTCCAGCGTGATCGCCAGCGATGCCGGCATCCAACTGGCCAGCGTCAAAGCCGCGGACAGTGCTTACCCCCTGCGCGGCCAGCTGAAAAGCGCAGCGGCACCCTACGAATCCGAGCAAACCGGCCCCGGTCCGCAACCCGGTGAGGCCTGGGCCGAGGCGCGCTTGTTCGCCGCACTTGAACTGAACGTCGGCGACAGCATAGAGGTCGGCTCGAAAACCCTGATCCTGCGCCGGGTCCTGACCTATGAACCGGATCGCGCTGGCGACTTCTACAGCCTGACCCCACACGTGCTGATGCATTTGGATGATCTGGCCGCCACCGGCGTGGTTCAGCCCGGCAGCCGGGTGCGTTACCACGAGCTCTGGCGTGGCACACCGCAGGCCTTGGGCGCTTACCGACAAGCAATCGGCACCAATCTGGCGGCCAACCAGCGCCTCGAAGATGCCCGCGACGGCAATCGGCAAATCGGTAGTGCCCTGGGTCGTGCCGAACGCTACCTGAACCTCGCCAGCCTCGCGGCCGTGCTACTCGCCGGGGTTGCGGTAGCACTTTCGGCCGCGCGCTTCGCCGCCAGGCGCTTCGATGCCAGTGCCTTGCTGCGTTGCCTTGGCCTGTCGCGCAATCAAGCGCTCGGCCTGTTCAGCCTGCAGCTGGCCCTGCTCGGGCTCGGCGCCAGCCTGATCGGCGCACTGCTCGGCTGGCTTGCCCAGCATGGCCTGTTCTACCTACTGCAGGGTCTGCTACCGGCGCAGATCCCGGCGGGCGGTATATGGCCTGCGCTCGCCGGCATCGCCACCGGCCTGGTCGCCCTCGCCGGCTTCGCCCTGCCACCCCTGGCCGCCCTCGGTCGAGTACCACCACTACGGGTACTGCGTCGCGACATGCTCCCCGTCCCCGCCAGTTCCTGGTTGGTGTATGGCGCCGCGCTGTTCGCCTTAGGCCTGATCATGTGGCGCCTGAGCCTGGATCTGCAACTGACCCTCGCCCTGCTCGGCGGCGGCCTGGTTACCGCCCTGCTGCTCGGCGGCCTGCTCCTGCTCGGCTTGCAAAGCCTGCGTCGTCTGCTGGCCCGCTCTTCGCTGCACTGGCGCCTGGGGCTCGGCCAGTTATTGCGCTACCCATTGGCCGCCGCCGGACAAGCCCTGGCATTCGGCCTAATCCTCCTGGCCATGTCGCTGATTGCCTTGCTGCGCGGCGAATTGCTCGACACCTGGCAAAATCAATTGCCCGAGCAGGCGCCCAATCATTTCGCCCTGAATGTCTTACCGGCCGACAAGGATGCATTCGCCGCGCGCCTGGCTGAACTCTCGCCCCACCCGGCCCCGCTCTACCCAGTGGTGCCCGGTCGCCTGACCATGATCAATGGCGAACCGGTACGGCAAATCGTCAGCAAGGAATCCCAGGGCGAGCGCGCCGTTCGCCGTGACCTCAGCCTGACCTGGTCGGCCGATCTGCCGGAGGGTAACCAGCTGCTCGCCGGCGCTTGGTGGAACACCTCCACAGCCGACGACTTGCCGGGCGTCTCGGTCGAGTCGGAACTGGCCAAGAGCCTGCAGCTCAAACTGGGCGACCGCTTACGTTTCAATGTCGGTGGACTCGACCGCGACGCTCGGGTCAGCAACCTGCGCGAAGTCGACTGGAACAGCTTCCAGCCCAACTTCTACATGATCTTCGAACCCGGCACCCTGCAGGACCTGCCGGTCACCTACCTGACCAGCTTCTACCTGCCTGCCCAGCAAGAACGGCAGTTGGTCGAACTGTCACGCGCCTTCCCGGCAGTCACCCTGCTGCAGGTCGAAGCCCTGCTCGCGCAACTGCGCAGCATCCTGGCCCAGGTCACCCTGGCCATCGAATTCGTCTTGCTGTTCGTGCTCGCCGCCGGCCTGGCCGTGCTATTCGCCGGGTTGCAGGCCACCCTGGATGAGCGCATCCGCCAAGGCGCCTTGCTGCGCGCGCTGGGCGCCGAGCGTAAATTGCTGGTCAAGGCGCGACGGGCCGAATTCGCCCTGCTTGGTGCAACCAGTGGCCTGCTGGCGGCCATCGGCTGCGAACTGATCAGTTTTCTGCTCTATCGCTTCGCCTTCGATCTAGCCTGGCACGCCCACCCCTGGCTATTGCTCCTGCCGCTGATCGGCGCACTGCTGGTGGGTGGCGCCGGCGTGCTCGGCACTCGCCGTGCATTGAATGTCAGCCCGCTGACGGTGCTGCGCGAGGGCTGA
- a CDS encoding methyl-accepting chemotaxis protein has product MGTWIRDLSLKYKFWAVNAVAFFTTLMLVLYALQLEQQVRVEAAKSAAQAQARLLSAWPAGQPLPGGAQLLQFADGQTPALANNQGASLSRARGWVVLEHDPLSTQDGLIGAEVIDLGQGQRLAVLAHAPSLMQVIAERALSYALVVALLMLALLTASQLLIHFLLSHLNILKDVMLQVEKSGDLAARVPLNCRDEIGQMATAFNAMQAGYQRVVGIVAQTAARLDEGAERMAVSMRDVRQGMLNQQSETEQTATAINQMSTTVHHIAQHTADTRDQSKNAEQLAGSGQQVVERVGQSIAGLSSGVQQTAQMIQQLAVNSQKISGVVREIHGIAEQTNLLALNAAIEAARAGEMGRGFAVVADEVRNLAKRVQVSTDEITLMISSLQSGTRDAVEFMQESSLKADDCVQQAHEAGEALVAITGSVAQMRESNTQIAVAAEQQSQVAEEMNRSIVSIRDVTEQTVQQTTGSATISSELAALAGELNKAIRQLKL; this is encoded by the coding sequence ATGGGCACTTGGATTCGCGACCTTTCACTTAAATACAAGTTCTGGGCCGTCAACGCCGTGGCCTTCTTCACTACCTTGATGCTGGTGCTGTACGCCCTGCAACTGGAACAGCAGGTACGCGTCGAAGCGGCCAAGAGTGCCGCGCAAGCGCAGGCCAGGCTATTGAGTGCCTGGCCTGCGGGTCAACCATTGCCGGGTGGAGCACAACTGCTGCAGTTTGCCGATGGCCAGACACCGGCATTAGCCAATAACCAGGGCGCCAGCCTGAGCCGGGCTCGCGGCTGGGTAGTCCTGGAGCATGACCCGTTGTCGACGCAAGACGGTTTGATCGGCGCCGAGGTCATCGACTTGGGCCAGGGCCAACGCCTCGCCGTACTGGCCCATGCGCCCAGCCTGATGCAGGTGATCGCCGAGCGCGCACTGAGCTATGCGCTGGTTGTCGCCTTATTGATGCTGGCCCTGCTGACGGCCTCGCAACTGCTAATCCACTTCCTGTTGAGCCATCTCAACATCCTCAAGGATGTGATGCTGCAGGTAGAGAAAAGCGGCGATCTGGCGGCACGCGTGCCGCTCAACTGCCGCGACGAAATCGGCCAGATGGCCACGGCCTTCAACGCCATGCAGGCCGGTTATCAACGTGTGGTCGGCATCGTTGCGCAGACCGCCGCACGCCTGGACGAAGGCGCCGAGCGCATGGCCGTGAGCATGCGCGACGTGCGCCAAGGCATGCTCAACCAGCAAAGCGAGACTGAACAGACCGCCACCGCGATCAACCAGATGTCCACCACCGTGCACCATATTGCCCAGCACACGGCGGATACCCGCGACCAATCGAAAAACGCTGAGCAACTGGCCGGCAGCGGTCAGCAGGTGGTCGAGCGTGTCGGTCAGTCGATCGCCGGGCTGTCCAGCGGCGTGCAACAGACTGCGCAAATGATCCAGCAACTGGCCGTCAACAGTCAGAAAATCAGCGGCGTCGTCCGTGAGATTCATGGCATTGCCGAACAGACCAACCTGCTCGCGCTCAACGCCGCCATCGAGGCCGCTCGCGCCGGCGAAATGGGTCGCGGCTTTGCGGTGGTGGCCGATGAGGTGCGCAATCTGGCCAAACGCGTGCAAGTCTCAACCGACGAGATCACCCTGATGATTTCCTCCCTGCAAAGCGGCACCCGCGACGCCGTAGAGTTCATGCAGGAAAGCTCGCTCAAGGCCGATGACTGCGTGCAACAGGCTCACGAAGCTGGCGAGGCGCTGGTCGCCATCACCGGCTCGGTGGCGCAGATGCGCGAGAGCAACACCCAGATTGCGGTAGCCGCCGAACAGCAGAGTCAGGTGGCCGAAGAAATGAACCGCTCCATCGTCAGCATTCGCGACGTCACCGAGCAGACGGTGCAGCAAACCACAGGCTCCGCCACCATCAGTTCCGAGCTGGCAGCCCTGGCGGGCGAGCTGAACAAGGCGATTCGCCAGCTCAAGCTGTAA
- a CDS encoding class I SAM-dependent methyltransferase produces the protein MSCPQPLIRLAPITSGLSQRNPKILLGGSHQPTLLRYLDGWPKRWGRPRAFLIHFVDDHQALARFASNSFDMAVLQAPSAEDLHATVRELTRVARQGLITRR, from the coding sequence ATGAGTTGTCCCCAACCGCTGATTCGTTTGGCCCCGATTACTTCCGGGCTGAGCCAACGCAATCCGAAAATACTCCTCGGCGGCAGTCACCAGCCGACCCTGCTGCGCTATCTCGACGGCTGGCCCAAGCGTTGGGGCCGGCCGCGCGCCTTTTTGATCCACTTCGTCGATGACCATCAGGCGCTGGCGCGTTTCGCCAGCAACAGCTTCGACATGGCCGTGCTGCAAGCACCCAGTGCCGAGGATCTGCACGCCACCGTGCGTGAGCTGACGCGGGTCGCCCGGCAGGGCTTGATCACCCGGCGCTGA
- a CDS encoding ABC transporter ATP-binding protein, which translates to MSSSILTARNLSKVVASAEGELTILHDLSLALNKGDSLAIVGSSGSGKSTLLGLLAGLDLPSGGEVALAGHNLGSLDEDQRARVRAEHVGFVFQSFQLLDSLNALENVMLPLELEGHADARERARALLERVGLGQRLTHYPRQLSGGEQQRVAIARAFVAEPDVLFADEPTGNLDSHTGERISDLLFELNRERGATLVLVTHDERLAHRCQRLIRLEGGHLVDHVEP; encoded by the coding sequence ATGAGCTCAAGCATTCTTACCGCCCGCAACCTTAGCAAAGTGGTTGCCAGCGCGGAAGGCGAGTTGACCATACTCCATGACTTGTCCCTGGCGCTGAACAAGGGCGATAGCCTGGCCATCGTCGGCAGCTCGGGTTCGGGCAAGTCGACCCTGCTAGGCCTGCTCGCCGGCCTCGATCTTCCGAGTGGCGGCGAAGTCGCCTTGGCCGGGCACAACCTGGGTTCGCTGGATGAAGATCAGCGCGCCCGGGTACGCGCCGAGCATGTCGGCTTCGTCTTTCAATCCTTCCAGTTGCTCGACAGCCTCAATGCCCTTGAAAACGTCATGCTGCCACTGGAACTGGAAGGCCATGCCGACGCCCGCGAGCGCGCCCGCGCTCTGCTCGAGCGGGTCGGCCTGGGCCAGCGCCTGACCCACTACCCGCGTCAGCTCTCCGGTGGCGAGCAGCAACGCGTGGCCATTGCCCGCGCCTTTGTGGCCGAACCCGACGTGCTGTTCGCCGACGAGCCCACCGGCAACCTCGACAGCCACACCGGTGAACGCATCAGCGACCTGCTCTTCGAACTTAACCGGGAACGCGGCGCGACTCTGGTGCTGGTCACCCATGACGAGCGCCTGGCCCATCGCTGCCAGCGCCTGATCCGCCTCGAAGGCGGTCATCTGGTCGACCACGTGGAACCCTGA
- a CDS encoding TatD family hydrolase, protein MQLIDIGVNLTHPSLAEQREALLTRAYAAGVCQLLLTGTSLEQSEQALELCRQLDEHGQRLFSTAGIHPHDASSWNADSAKQLQALLREPQVRAVGECGLDFNRDFSPRPQQEKVLEEHLALAVDLQLPVFLHERDADQRLLEILRDYRDRLPAAVVHCFTGGKRALFNYLDLDLHIGITGWICDERRGTHLHPLVREIPVGRLMLETDSPFLLPRSLRPKPKNGRNEPAFLTEVLREVALHRNESLETLAAHSTACARQFFSLPVVVAATAQSEPN, encoded by the coding sequence ATGCAACTCATCGACATAGGCGTCAACCTGACTCACCCAAGCCTCGCCGAACAGCGTGAAGCCCTGCTCACCCGTGCCTACGCCGCCGGTGTCTGCCAGTTGTTGCTGACCGGTACCAGCCTCGAACAAAGCGAACAGGCTTTGGAACTGTGCCGCCAGCTGGATGAACATGGCCAGCGCCTGTTCAGCACCGCCGGCATCCATCCGCACGATGCCAGCAGCTGGAACGCCGACAGTGCCAAGCAACTGCAGGCCTTGCTGCGTGAGCCACAGGTACGCGCCGTGGGTGAATGCGGGCTCGACTTCAATCGTGATTTTTCGCCGCGACCACAACAGGAAAAAGTCCTCGAGGAACACCTGGCCCTGGCCGTCGACCTGCAGCTGCCGGTCTTTCTCCATGAGCGCGACGCCGACCAGCGCCTGCTGGAGATCCTGCGCGACTACCGCGACCGCTTGCCCGCTGCGGTGGTGCACTGCTTCACCGGAGGAAAACGCGCCCTGTTCAACTACCTCGACCTCGACCTGCATATCGGGATCACTGGCTGGATTTGCGACGAGCGTCGTGGCACCCACCTGCACCCGTTGGTTCGGGAAATTCCGGTCGGCCGGCTGATGCTGGAAACCGACTCACCGTTTCTGCTGCCACGCAGTCTGCGGCCGAAACCGAAAAACGGCCGCAACGAACCCGCCTTTCTAACCGAGGTACTCAGGGAGGTGGCGCTGCACCGCAACGAAAGTCTGGAGACCCTGGCGGCACACAGCACCGCCTGCGCCAGGCAGTTCTTCAGCCTGCCGGTCGTCGTCGCTGCAACTGCCCAGAGCGAGCCCAACTGA
- a CDS encoding DoxX family protein, translating to MNTLIKSVVATQAGYGLTILRIIAGLTFAAHGAQKLFGWFGGYGLVGVGQWMESIGLAPGYLMALLAGSAEFVGGLALIIGLLARPAAAVLAVTMLVAIVTVHMANGFFMSNNGYEFALALMVISLAVLVEGAGKLSLDKQIAG from the coding sequence ATGAATACCCTGATCAAATCTGTCGTTGCCACTCAAGCAGGTTACGGCCTGACCATTTTGCGCATCATCGCTGGCCTGACCTTTGCTGCGCATGGTGCGCAGAAATTGTTCGGCTGGTTCGGCGGGTATGGTCTGGTGGGTGTCGGCCAGTGGATGGAGAGCATCGGCCTGGCGCCGGGCTATCTGATGGCATTGCTGGCTGGCAGCGCTGAGTTCGTTGGTGGCCTGGCGTTGATCATCGGCCTACTGGCACGTCCGGCGGCGGCAGTGCTGGCGGTGACCATGCTGGTGGCGATTGTCACTGTGCACATGGCCAACGGCTTCTTCATGAGCAACAACGGCTATGAATTCGCCTTGGCATTGATGGTGATAAGCCTTGCAGTGCTGGTCGAGGGTGCAGGCAAGCTGTCGCTGGACAAGCAAATTGCCGGCTAA
- a CDS encoding arylesterase, which produces MRAGLMSAIFTLLCWGQVALADTVLVVGDSISAAFGLDTRQGWVALLEKRLAEQGYEHQVVNASISGDTSAGGAARLPGLLVEHQPNLVILELGGNDGLRGQAPDQLQQNLASMIEQAHDAGARVLLLGMRLPPNYGIRYTTAFAQVFATLAQEKRVAFVPFFLEGVGGVPEMMQRDGLHPAAVAQSVLLENLWPALQPLL; this is translated from the coding sequence ATGCGTGCAGGGCTAATGAGTGCGATTTTTACCCTGTTGTGCTGGGGGCAGGTCGCGCTGGCGGACACCGTGCTGGTCGTTGGCGATAGTATCAGCGCGGCTTTCGGCCTGGATACCCGTCAGGGTTGGGTCGCTTTGCTGGAAAAACGTCTGGCCGAGCAGGGTTATGAGCACCAGGTGGTGAATGCCTCGATCAGTGGCGACACCAGTGCAGGCGGGGCTGCACGGCTGCCCGGGCTGCTTGTCGAGCATCAGCCAAACCTGGTGATTTTAGAGCTGGGTGGCAACGATGGCCTGCGTGGCCAGGCCCCGGATCAATTGCAACAGAATCTTGCGTCGATGATTGAGCAGGCGCATGACGCCGGTGCCAGGGTGCTACTGCTGGGGATGCGCCTGCCGCCCAATTACGGTATTCGCTACACGACAGCCTTTGCCCAGGTGTTTGCCACCTTGGCGCAGGAGAAACGGGTGGCCTTTGTTCCCTTCTTTCTTGAGGGGGTGGGAGGCGTGCCCGAAATGATGCAGCGCGATGGTCTTCATCCCGCCGCCGTTGCTCAGTCAGTACTCCTGGAAAATCTCTGGCCGGCCCTGCAACCGCTGCTTTGA
- a CDS encoding MltF family protein yields the protein MSRPLLLFCLVLLLPLSAAARVAGPPEGRQPTQALDLPSIRNRGELRVLVNQSRNSSGEIKGQSIGVEYHRLRAFEQYLNRNVRDGRTLKLKIIPKAKDQLLAALQRGEGDLVAPGELLTVRGSNGISASAAIRSNVPLIIVARQGDRRYQSLEQMSGRSLALAAGSAAGAAVQAFNQKLLQNKRPPIIIEWVDPSLAVEDVLEMVQAGIYSVTAVEQPIAERWAKVMPKLRLEPHLVLAKDGDMRWYLRRETPMLGASVDRFLAGYRAPADLDGAFQRVYRRLYKVHYPLGRTERQRLEKVRPVLQRHAAQQGFDWLILAALAFKESTLNPAARGAGGATGLMQITPAAARTVGVANIDVLENNVQASAKYLAMIRRNFFNSPQLNERERMAFVLAGYNLGPQRVQSMRAEARRRGLNPNQWFFQVERIAMEQVGMGVVSHVSSVNKYFLAYERERYLLEPQKAVVSARD from the coding sequence ATGTCGCGCCCGCTGCTTTTATTCTGTCTTGTGCTGTTGCTGCCGTTGTCGGCTGCTGCACGTGTGGCTGGGCCGCCGGAAGGACGGCAGCCGACCCAGGCACTTGATCTGCCGAGCATTCGCAACCGCGGTGAACTGCGTGTGCTGGTCAACCAGAGTCGCAATAGTTCCGGTGAAATCAAAGGCCAGAGCATCGGGGTGGAATACCATCGCTTGCGTGCATTCGAGCAGTATCTCAATCGTAATGTCCGCGATGGCCGCACCCTCAAACTGAAGATCATTCCCAAAGCCAAGGACCAACTGCTCGCTGCCTTGCAGCGTGGCGAGGGCGATCTTGTCGCGCCGGGGGAATTGCTCACCGTGCGTGGTAGCAACGGTATCAGCGCCAGTGCGGCGATCCGCAGCAATGTCCCCTTGATCATAGTGGCGCGCCAGGGCGATCGGCGCTATCAGAGTCTCGAGCAGATGTCCGGACGCAGCCTGGCCTTGGCGGCGGGTAGCGCCGCGGGTGCTGCCGTACAGGCGTTCAACCAGAAGCTGCTGCAGAACAAGCGACCGCCGATCATCATCGAGTGGGTCGACCCCAGCCTGGCCGTCGAGGATGTGCTGGAGATGGTGCAGGCCGGTATCTATAGCGTCACCGCGGTGGAGCAGCCGATTGCCGAGCGCTGGGCCAAGGTCATGCCCAAGTTGCGTCTGGAGCCGCACTTGGTGCTGGCCAAGGACGGCGACATGCGTTGGTACCTGCGGCGTGAAACGCCGATGCTCGGCGCCAGTGTCGATCGTTTCCTGGCGGGCTATCGCGCCCCGGCCGATCTGGATGGTGCATTTCAACGAGTCTACCGGCGCCTCTACAAGGTGCATTATCCGCTTGGACGAACCGAGCGCCAACGCCTGGAGAAGGTGCGCCCGGTGCTGCAGCGGCATGCCGCGCAGCAGGGCTTCGACTGGCTGATCCTGGCGGCGCTGGCGTTCAAAGAGTCCACCCTCAATCCGGCTGCGCGGGGGGCTGGTGGTGCCACCGGATTAATGCAGATAACCCCGGCTGCTGCGCGCACTGTCGGGGTCGCCAATATCGACGTGTTGGAGAACAACGTGCAAGCCAGCGCCAAGTACCTGGCGATGATTCGGCGCAACTTCTTCAACAGCCCGCAGCTCAACGAGCGCGAGCGCATGGCCTTCGTGCTGGCGGGTTACAACCTCGGGCCACAGCGGGTGCAGAGCATGCGCGCCGAAGCCCGCCGGCGTGGTCTGAATCCCAATCAGTGGTTCTTTCAGGTCGAGCGGATCGCCATGGAGCAGGTCGGGATGGGCGTGGTCAGTCATGTAAGTAGTGTGAACAAGTACTTCCTTGCTTATGAGCGCGAGCGTTATTTGTTGGAGCCGCAAAAGGCAGTAGTTAGTGCGCGCGATTGA
- a CDS encoding acyl-CoA thioesterase: MDFSALLKAVRTTPQAVVIPSSWAQGRASFGGLMAALVYEAMRAHVPAGRPPRSLAITFVGPAEPDVPVSFQVEVLREGKAVSQVLGRAVQNGQVVTLVQGSFGAARESAIRVATEAAPQIKPVEDCQELAYVRNVTPEFTRFLAMRWGIGGMPFSNNPSREMGGWVRLREEGAVQPVSEAHLLALVDAWPPAVLSHLRTPAPGSSLTWTIEFIQPVAELNTLDWCLYRAQIEHASDGYGHIAAALWSPRGELLAISRQTVVVFA; this comes from the coding sequence ATGGATTTTTCCGCGTTGCTCAAGGCCGTTCGCACCACGCCGCAGGCGGTGGTAATCCCGTCCTCCTGGGCGCAGGGGCGGGCCAGTTTTGGTGGTTTGATGGCTGCGCTGGTGTATGAAGCCATGCGTGCTCACGTCCCTGCGGGGCGGCCGCCACGTTCGCTGGCGATCACCTTCGTCGGCCCGGCCGAGCCGGATGTGCCGGTGAGTTTCCAGGTCGAGGTGCTGCGTGAAGGCAAGGCGGTCAGCCAGGTGCTGGGGCGCGCGGTGCAGAATGGTCAGGTGGTGACCTTGGTGCAAGGCAGTTTTGGCGCAGCACGTGAGTCGGCGATCAGGGTTGCGACTGAAGCCGCGCCGCAGATCAAACCGGTCGAGGACTGCCAGGAACTCGCCTACGTGCGCAATGTGACGCCGGAGTTCACTCGCTTCCTGGCGATGCGCTGGGGGATCGGCGGCATGCCCTTCAGCAACAATCCATCGCGGGAAATGGGCGGCTGGGTGCGCTTGCGCGAGGAGGGCGCAGTACAACCGGTCAGCGAGGCGCACCTGCTGGCCCTGGTCGATGCCTGGCCGCCGGCAGTGCTCTCGCACCTGCGCACGCCGGCGCCGGGCAGTTCGTTGACCTGGACCATCGAGTTCATTCAGCCGGTTGCCGAGCTGAATACCCTCGACTGGTGCCTCTACCGTGCGCAGATCGAACACGCCAGCGACGGTTACGGGCATATTGCCGCCGCCTTGTGGAGCCCGCGCGGTGAGCTGTTGGCGATCAGTCGGCAGACGGTCGTGGTGTTCGCTTAA